From Triticum aestivum cultivar Chinese Spring chromosome 4A, IWGSC CS RefSeq v2.1, whole genome shotgun sequence, a single genomic window includes:
- the LOC123087148 gene encoding probable plastid-lipid-associated protein 4, chloroplastic: MALVSLSLSPPCAPAASSSSSHLLTPPSLAGGSGSIRRGGPRGNAGLALTLPAGRRGREWRAPVSSFSSFLPSFFTGSKKKEEEDAKKAATLKEELLAAIAPLDRGAEATPEDKDRVDQIAQQLEEVNPTKEPLKSELLNGKWELLYTTSTSILQPQRPKFLRPYGMIYQAINTDTLRAQNMETLPYFNQVTANLVPLNSRKVAVRFDYFKIFSLIQIKAPGSGKGELEITYLDEDLRVSRGDKGNLFVLKMADPLYRVPL; encoded by the exons ATGGCGCTGGTCTCGCTCTCGCTCTCGCCCCCGTGCgcgcccgccgcctcctcgtctTCCAGCCACCTCCTCACGCCGCCGTCGCTCGCCGGCGGCAGCGGTAGCATCAGGAGGGGAGGGCCACGGGGCAACGCCGGCCTCGCTCTGACGCTGCCGGCCGGGCGTCGGGGTCGGGAGTGGAGGGCGCCGGtgtcgtccttctcctccttcctgccGTCCTTCTTCACGGGGagcaagaagaaggaggaggaggacgccaagaaggcggcgacgctcaaggaggagctgctggcggccATCGCGCCGCTCGACCGCGGCGCCGAGGCCACGCCCGAGGACAAGGACCGCGTCGACCAG ATCGCGCAGCAGCTGGAGGAGGTGAACCCGACCAAGGAGCCGCTCAAGTCCGAGCTCCTCAACGGCAAGTGGGAGCTCCTCTACACCACCTCCACATCCATTCTCCAGCCACag AGGCCAAAGTTTCTGAGGCCATACGGGATGATTTACCAAGCGATCAACACCGACACGTTACGAGCTCAAAACATGGAGACACTGCCTTACTTTAATCAG GTTACTGCCAACTTGGTGCCTCTCAACTCTAGAAAAGTGGCAGTTAGGTTTGATTACTTCAAAATATTTAGCCTG ATCCAAATCAAAGCACCTGGAAGTGGCAAAGGTGAACTAGAGATCACATATCTTGATGAAGACCTCAG GGTTTCGAGAGGCGACAAGGGGAACTTGTTCGTGCTGAAGATGGCCGACCCATTATACCGAGTTCCGTTGTAA